The Quercus robur chromosome 7, dhQueRobu3.1, whole genome shotgun sequence genome has a segment encoding these proteins:
- the LOC126692833 gene encoding disease resistance protein RUN1-like: MLMAFPTREELTFFSSSTCQWSHDIFLSFRGVDTRYGFTGNLYNALCNYGLNTFFDINLERGEEISKELLKTIELSMISIVVLSENYASSSWCLDELVKILECKNTGRIRKVYPIFYKVTPSEVRNNEGKFGIALDNHEKKFKDNMEKVKRWKEALTEVTKLAGYEYKNGEYEFEFIQRIIEEISIIKSIHIKLPIAKYPVEVDSQAKAIESLLDVESNGVFMVGIYGLGGVGKTTISKAVYNRINDRFEGSCFLENVRENSKTDAGIIQLQETLLSKILRSRFVKVSSVLEGITMIKERFCNKKVLLILDDVDQSKEIEKLLGYCNWLASGSRVIITTRDRNVLPNLGRDPQIRTYEVQKMNPRDARVLFNMHAFGNNNPKQGYSNLVEQIMSYVDGLPLALVIMGSDLYGKSIDHWTCAIEKYKKIPHGEIINKLKISYDGLEKGERDIFLDIACFFKGFKMDEVVNILDACKLSSSLGINKLIEKCLITVDIWGILRMHDLLQQMGREIIEQESEELENRSRIWCYEDAYKLLTENMGSNKIRGIMWNSPIPRLVKLQANAFKNMRNLKFLLVENVRISKALKYLPNELRLLQWSKYDFPLPLKFCPHNLVVLNMPNSRIRWEKVLKQGRAFEALKNVNLDGCKFITKLPSLLCAPNLKNLDMRGCVNLIEVHESFGYLDKLERWDLTNCRNLKILPSLLVLRSLKYFRLTYCRRLEKFPAICAPNLEILAISHCKNLIEVHESVGDLDKLKSWYLESCIKLEILPSRLQLRSLEILDLKNCGRLEKFPDIHPEMKYLQNLYMTNTVIREWPSSFTHLTKGLFELVLYNNENLWNILHSRNKLQLLEEIDIPTANSFDGFLSLESLWLDSWDGVITELDFQYFPLLSHLYILDSNFISIPQSISGLARLQYISIKNCKQLREIPMLPQSVKEAHVRKCPSLDPQSSSRLLIQVGEVLGIFPNYQVWRVHEGARSNISMDPFHDSESESESKHDYEVVYYLTLPVTEIPKRGTYAQHL; the protein is encoded by the exons ATGCTGATGGCTTTCCCAACAAGAGAAGAATtaaccttcttttcttcttccactTGCCAATGGAGCCATGATATCTTCTTGAGTTTTCGAGGTGTAGACACACGTTATGGTTTTACCGGAAATTTATACAACGCTTTGTGTAACTATGGCTTAAACACCTTCTTTGATATCAATCTTGAGAGGGGAGAGGAAATTTCAAAGGAACTTCTTAAAACCATTGAACTGTCAATGATTTCGATCGTTGTATTGTCTGAAAATTATGCATCTTCTTCTTGGTGTTTGGATGAACTTGTCAAGATTCTTGAGTGTAAAAATACTGGACGGATCCGAAAGGTTTATCCAATTTTCTACAAAGTGACTCCATCTGAAGTTAGAAACAATGAGGGAAAGTTTGGGATAGCACTAGAtaaccatgagaaaaaattcaaagacaacATGGAGAAGGTTAAGAGATGGAAGGAAGCTTTAACTGAAGTAACTAAATTGGCTGGATATGAATACAAAAATGG TGAgtatgaatttgaatttatccaAAGAATTATTGAAGAGATATCAATTATTAAATCAATTCACATAAAATTACCTATTGCTAAATATCCAGTTGAAGTAGATTCTCAAGCAAAAGCCATAGAATCGCTTTTAGATGTGGAGTCCAATGGTGTTTTCATGGTAGGAATCTATGGTCTTGGGGGAGTGGGTAAGACTACAATCTCAAAAGCCGTTTATAATAGAATTAATGATCGTTTTGAAGGAAGCTGCTTTCTAGAAAAcgttagagaaaattcaaagaCAGATGCTGGCATTATCCAATTACAAGAGACACTACTTTCTAAGATCTTACGAAGTAGATTTGTTAAGGTGAGTAGTGTACTTGAAGGAATCACTATGATAAAAGAAAGGTTCTGCAATAAGAAAGTTCTTTtaattcttgatgatgtggatcaatcaaaagagatagaaaagttGCTTGGATATTGTAACTGGCTTGCTTCAGGAAGTAGAGTCATCATAACAACAAGAGACAGAAACGTTCTACCCAATCTTGGAAGAGATCCTCAAATAAGAACTTATGAGGTTCAAAAAATGAATCCACGCGATGCTCGTGTTCTTTTCAATATGCACGCCTTTGGAAACAATAATCCTAAGCAAGGATATTCAAATCTTGTAGAGCAAATTATGTCTTATGTCGATGGCCTTCCATTAGCTCTAGTAATAATGGGTTCTGATTTGTATGGCAAAAGTATAGATCACTGGACATGTGCAATCGAAAAGTATAAGAAGATTCCACATGgagaaattattaataaactcaAGATAAGTTATGATGGATTGGAAAAAGGAGAAAGGgatatttttcttgatattgcatgtttttttaagGGATTTAAAATGGATGAAGTTGTGAATATATTAGATGCTTGCAAATTATCTTCAAGTTTGGGTATTAATAAACTTATTGAAAAGTGTCTCATAACTGTTGACATATGGGGCATATTGCGGATGCATGACTTGCTACAACAAATGGGTAGAGAAATCATTGAACAAGAATCTGAAGAGCTTGAAAATCGTAGCAGGATATGGTGTTATGAGGATGCTTATAAATTGCTGACTGAAAACATG GGGTCGAATAAAATTCGAGGCATAATGTGGAACTCACCTATACCAAGATTGGTGAAATTGCAAGCTAATGCTTTCAAAAATATGAGAAATCTCAAATTTCTCTTAGTTGAGAATGTACGAATTTCTAAAGCGCTTAAATATCTCCCCAACGAGTTAAGATTGCTTCAGTGGTCAAAATATGATTTTCCCTTGCCATTAAAATTTTGCCCTCACAATCTTGTTGTGCTAAATATGCCGAATAGTCGGATTAGATGGGAGAAAGTATTAAAACAG GGCCGCGCATTTGAAGCGTTGAAAAATGTCAATCTCGATGGGTGTAAATTCATTACAAAATTACCCTCCTTATTATGCGCCCCAAACTTAAAGAATTTGGACATGCGTGGCTGTGTAAATTTAATAGAGGTTCATGAGTCGTTTGGATATCTTGATAAGCTTGAAAGGTGGGACCTCACAAACTGCCGAAACCTTAAGATTCTTCCAAGCCTCCTCGTGCTAAGATCCCTTAAATATTTTCGGCTAACGTACTGCAGAAGGCTTGAGAAGTTTCCTGCTATTTGTGCCCCAAACTTAGAGATATTGGCCATTTCTCATTGTAAAAACTTAATAGAGGTTCATGAGTCAGTTGGAGATCTTGATAAGCTTAAATCGTGGTACCTCGAAAGCTGCATAAAACTTGAGATTCTTCCAAGCCGCCTCCAGCTGAGATCCCTTGAAATCTTGGATCTAAAAAACTGCGGAAGGCTTGAGAAGTTTCCTGATATTCACCCAGAAATGAAATATTTGCAGAATTTATATATGACTAATACTGTTATTAGAGAATGGCCTTCCTCGTTCACGCATCTCACCAAAGGGCTTTTCGAGTTAGTGCTATATAACAATGAAAACCTTTGGAATATTCTGCATAGCCGCAATAAATTGCAACTGCTCGAGGAAATAGATATTCCCACTGCCAATTCCTTTGATGGCTTTCTGAGCTTGGAAAGTCTGTGGCTCGACTCTTGGGATGGAGTTATAACTGAATTAGATTTTCAATACTTCCCCCTATTGAGCCATCTTTATATATTAGATTCCAATTTTATTAGTATTCCCCAAAGCATTAGCGGATTAGCTAGATTACAATATAttagtataaaaaattgtaagcaGCTTCGGGAAATTCCAATGCTTCCACAATCTGTAAAAGAAGCGCATGTAAGGAAATGCCCGTCGTTGGATCCACAATCATCAAGCAGATTATTAATTCAG GTTGGAGAAGTTTTAGGGATTTTTCCAAATTACCAAGTTTGGAGAGTCCATGAAGGTGCAAGAAGCAACATATCAATGGATCCCTTTCATGACTCTGAATCTGAATCTGAATCTAAACATGATTATGAAGTTGTGTACTATCTTACACTACCAGTAACAGAGATTCCAAA GAGAGGAACGTATGCCCAACATTTGTGA
- the LOC126692837 gene encoding lipid phosphate phosphatase delta-like, whose protein sequence is MTLLMAFCDYLGNTIKDMVSAPRPSSPPVRRITATKDEEDNALEYGLPSSHTLNTVCLSGYLLHYVLSYIQYEDVSMKFVGLALVCLFVSLIGFGRIYLGMHSLIDIIGGLGIGLVILAFWLTIHEHVDNFIVSGQNVTSFWAALSILLFFAYPTPELPTPSFEYHTAFNGVAFGIVSGIQQTYHQFHHEAVACIFTPQLTISNFVGRMLVGIPTILLVKFCSKALPKWILPGVSNTLGIPIKSTNYIPTLNGNGKKSDESKLSGYIQRLFISQHVSFDVDSDIRFIQYAGLAWSVVDLVPSLFSHLSL, encoded by the exons ATGACCCTTTTGATGGCCTTTTGTGATTATTTAGGAAACACTATAAAG GATATGGTATCAGCTCCCAGACCCAGTTCACCACCTGTTAGGAGAATAACTGCTACAAAAGATGAGGAAGATAATGCATTGGAATATGGATTGCCCTCTTCTCACACTCTTAACACAGTTTGCTTATCTGG GTACCTTTTGCACTATGTCTTGTCTTATATTCAATATGAAGATGTCTCCATGAAATTTGTTGGGCTTGCCCTTGTTTGCTTGTTTGTGAGCCTCATTGGTTTTG GAAGAATTTACCTTGGAATGCACAGTTTGATTGATATCATAGGTGGTCTTGGCATTGGATTGGTGATCCTTGCATTTTGGCTTACAATTCATGAACATGTCGACAATTTTATTGTTTCAGGACAAAATG TTACATCCTTTTGGGCTGCCCTAAGCATCCTGTTGTTCTTTGCTTATCCAACTCCTGAGCTTCCAACACCAAGCTTTGAGTACCACACAGCCTTTAATGGTGTTGCATTTGGAATT GTATCTGGGATCCAGCAAACATACCATCAGTTTCACCATGAAGCCGTTGCGTGCATATTTACCCCACAGCTCACGATATCAAACTTTGTGGGAAGAATGCTGGTTGGAATTCCAACAATACTTCTTGTGAAGTTCTGTAGCAAGGCTCTACCGAAATGGATTCTACCTGGTGTATCAAACACGCTGGGCATCCCAATTAAATCAACCAACTACATTCCAACTCTGAATGGAAATGGGAAAAAATCAGATGAGAGTAAACTATCTGGTTATATCCAAAGGCTGTTTATTTCTCAACATGTTTCATTTGATGTTGATTCGGATATAAGGTTTATTCAATATgcaggccttgcatggtcggTGGTAGACCTTGttccttctcttttctctcaccTGAGCTTGTAA